A window from Rana temporaria chromosome 8, aRanTem1.1, whole genome shotgun sequence encodes these proteins:
- the LOC120909843 gene encoding glycine-rich cell wall structural protein-like, with protein sequence MRHMADHRGGHAGGGQGMRHMADHRGGHIGCHAGGGRGMRHMADHRGGHIGGHAGGGRGMRHMADHRGGHIGGHAGGGQGMRHMADHRGGHIGGHAGGGRGMRHMADHRGGHAGGGQGMRHMADHRGGHIGCHAGGGRGMRHMADHRGGHIGGHAGGGRGMRHMADHRGGHIGGHAGGGQGMRHMADHRGGHIGGHAGGGRGMRHMADNRGGHIGGHAGGGRGKRHMADHREGHTGGHAGGGQGKRHMADHGGGHIGGHAGGGRGMRHMADHRGGHIGGHAGGGQGMRHMADHRRGHIGGHAGGGQGMRHMADHRGGHIGGHAGGGQGMRHMADHRGGHIGGHAGGGRGMRHMADHRGGHIGGHAGGGRGKRHMADHREGHTGGHAGGGQGMRHMADHGGGHIGGHAGGGRGMRHMADHGGGHIGGHAGGGRGMRHMADHRGGHIGGHAGGGRGMRHMADHRGGHIGGHAGGGRGMRHMADHRGGHIGGHAGGGRGMRHMADHRGGHIGGHAGVGEERDTWQTIEEAT encoded by the coding sequence ATGAGACACATGGCAGACCATAGAGGAGGCCATGCAGGTGGTGGGCAAGGAATGAGACACATGGCAGACCATAGAGGAGGCCACATAGGATGCCATGCAGGTGGTGGGCGAGGAATGAGACACATGGCAGACCATAGAGGAGGCCACATAGGAGGCCATGCAGGTGGTGGGCGAGGAATGAGACACATGGCAGACCATAGAGGAGGCCACATAGGAGGCCATGCAGGTGGTGGGCAAGGAATGAGACACATGGCAGACCATAGAGGAGGCCACATAGGAGGCCATGCAGGTGGTGGGCGAGGAATGAGACACATGGCAGACCATAGAGGAGGCCATGCAGGTGGTGGGCAAGGAATGAGACACATGGCAGACCATAGAGGAGGCCACATAGGATGCCATGCAGGTGGTGGGCGAGGAATGAGACACATGGCAGACCATAGAGGAGGCCACATAGGAGGCCATGCAGGTGGTGGGCGAGGAATGAGACACATGGCAGACCATAGAGGAGGCCACATAGGAGGCCATGCAGGTGGTGGGCAAGGAATGAGACACATGGCAGACCATAGAGGAGGCCACATAGGAGGCCATGCAGGTGGTGGGCGAGGAATGAGACACATGGCAGACAATAGAGGAGGCCACATAGGAGGCCATGCAGGTGGTGGGCGAGGAAAGAGACACATGGCAGACCATAGAGAAGGCCACACAGGAGGCCATGCAGGTGGTGGGCAAGGAAAGAGACACATGGCAGACCATGGAGGAGGCCACATAGGAGGCCATGCAGGTGGTGGGCGAGGAATGAGACACATGGCAGACCATAGAGGAGGCCACATAGGAGGCCATGCAGGTGGTGGGCAAGGAATGAGACACATGGCAGACCATAGACGAGGCCACATAGGAGGCCATGCAGGTGGTGGGCAAGGAATGAGACACATGGCAGACCATAGAGGAGGCCACATAGGAGGCCATGCAGGTGGTGGGCAAGGAATGAGACACATGGCAGACCATAGAGGAGGCCACATAGGAGGCCATGCAGGTGGTGGGCGAGGAATGAGACACATGGCAGACCATAGAGGAGGCCACATAGGAGGCCATGCAGGTGGTGGGCGAGGAAAGAGACACATGGCAGACCATAGAGAAGGCCACACAGGAGGCCATGCAGGTGGTGGGCAAGGAATGAGACACATGGCAGACCATGGAGGAGGCCACATAGGAGGCCATGCAGGTGGTGGGCGAGGAATGAGACACATGGCAGACCATGGAGGAGGCCACATAGGAGGCCATGCAGGTGGTGGGCGAGGAATGAGACACATGGCAGACCATAGAGGAGGCCACATAGGAGGCCATGCAGGTGGTGGGCGAGGAATGAGACACATGGCAGACCATAGAGGAGGCCACATAGGAGGCCATGCAGGTGGTGGGCGAGGAATGAGACACATGGCAGACCATAGAGGAGGCCACATAGGAGGCCATGCAGGTGGTGGGCGAGGAATGAGACACATGGCAGACCATAGAGGAGGCCACATAGGAGGCCATGCAGGTGTGGGCGAGGAAAGAGACACATGGCAGACCATAGAGGAGGCCACATAG
- the LOC120909844 gene encoding glycine-rich cell wall structural protein-like: protein MADHRGGHAGGGQGMRHMADHRGGHIGGHAGGGRGMRHMADHRGGHAGGGQGMRHMADHRGGHIGGHAGGGRGMRHMADHRGGHIGGHAGGGRGMRHMADHRGGHAGGGQGMRHMADHRGGHIGGHAGGGRGMRHKADHRGGHIGGHAGGGRGMRHMADHRGGHIGGHAGGGRGMRHMADHRGGHIGGHAGGGQGMRHMADHRGGHAGGGQGMRHMADHRGGHIGGHAGGGQGMRHMADHRGGHIGGHAGGGRGMRHMADHRGGHIGGHAGGGRGMRHMADHRGGHIGGHAGGGRGMRHMADHRGGHIGGHAGGGRGKRHMADHGGGHIGGHAGGGRGKRHMADHGGGHIGGHAGGGRGMRHMADHRGGHIGGHAGGGQGMRHMADH from the coding sequence ATGGCAGACCATAGAGGAGGCCATGCAGGTGGTGGGCAAGGAATGAGACACATGGCAGACCATAGAGGAGGCCACATAGGAGGCCATGCAGGTGGTGGGCGAGGAATGAGACACATGGCAGACCACAGAGGAGGCCATGCAGGTGGTGGGCAAGGAATGAGACACATGGCAGACCATAGAGGAGGCCACATAGGAGGCCATGCAGGTGGTGGGCGAGGAATGAGACACATGGCAGACCATAGAGGAGGCCACATAGGAGGCCATGCAGGTGGTGGGCGAGGAATGAGACACATGGCAGACCACAGAGGAGGCCATGCAGGTGGTGGGCAAGGAATGAGACACATGGCAGACCATAGAGGAGGCCACATAGGAGGCCATGCAGGTGGTGGGCGAGGAATGAGACACAAGGCAGACCATAGAGGAGGCCACATAGGAGGCCATGCAGGTGGTGGGCGAGGAATGAGACACATGGCAGACCATAGAGGAGGCCACATAGGAGGCCATGCAGGTGGTGGGCGAGGAATGAGACACATGGCAGACCATAGAGGAGGCCACATAGGAGGCCATGCAGGTGGTGGGCAAGGAATGAGACACATGGCAGACCATAGAGGAGGCCATGCAGGTGGTGGGCAAGGAATGAGACACATGGCAGACCATAGAGGAGGCCACATAGGAGGCCATGCAGGTGGTGGGCAAGGAATGAGACACATGGCAGACCATAGAGGAGGCCACATAGGAGGCCATGCAGGTGGTGGGCGAGGAATGAGACACATGGCAGACCATAGAGGAGGCCACATAGGAGGCCATGCAGGTGGTGGGCGAGGAATGAGACACATGGCAGACCATAGAGGAGGCCACATAGGAGGCCATGCAGGTGGTGGGCGAGGAATGAGACACATGGCAGACCATAGAGGAGGCCACATAGGAGGCCATGCAGGTGGTGGGCGAGGAAAGAGACACATGGCAGACCATGGAGGAGGCCACATAGGAGGCCATGCAGGTGGTGGGCGAGGAAAGAGACACATGGCAGACCATGGAGGAGGCCACATAGGAGGCCATGCAGGTGGTGGGCGAGGAATGAGACACATGGCAGACCATAGAGGAGGCCACATAGGAGGCCATGCAGGTGGTGGGCAAGGAATGAGACACATGGCAGACCATTGA